One window of Botrimarina mediterranea genomic DNA carries:
- a CDS encoding DUF1559 domain-containing protein codes for MNYPRSVSLMTLARRTGFTLVELLVVIAIIGILVALLLPAVQAAREAARRTQCKNALKQTALAMINFESAQGGLPPISEFEESNPNAANGSALIVNPANARVFGVAGAMTSWVVPTLPYMEEQAIYDQFDQTRAIDNQVDASNNPIDPQAAEIGALFCPSDNASGRFFQATGGGGLGSQTFNQGRRFAKGNVAAYISPVHTECLRQFRGAIGEEIRRLSKITDGVSKTLLLGEVRTRDNQEDVRGVWALALPGASLLAADMHRADPDNPDASVTFACTDPLPSIRRNDAYEPVLQNGDASSVNTPNSKSNTIAYDWIRGCTDTTGALADGMPCSASGGQNSGYASPRSLHPSGVNAANCDGSVTFLRDDIDAYLYARLISIDDGEGEVEGRLIQ; via the coding sequence GTGAACTATCCCCGATCTGTCTCGTTGATGACTCTAGCGCGACGCACCGGCTTCACTCTGGTGGAGCTGCTGGTCGTCATCGCGATCATCGGCATTCTTGTCGCTCTACTGCTGCCCGCGGTACAAGCGGCACGCGAAGCGGCGCGAAGGACGCAGTGTAAGAATGCGCTGAAGCAAACGGCCTTGGCGATGATCAATTTCGAATCCGCCCAAGGCGGGTTGCCGCCGATCTCGGAGTTCGAGGAGTCGAACCCCAACGCAGCCAACGGCAGCGCGCTGATCGTCAACCCAGCGAACGCCAGGGTGTTCGGCGTCGCCGGCGCGATGACGAGTTGGGTGGTGCCGACGCTCCCTTACATGGAAGAGCAGGCGATCTACGACCAGTTCGACCAGACCCGGGCGATCGACAATCAGGTCGATGCTTCGAACAATCCGATCGACCCTCAAGCCGCGGAGATCGGCGCCCTCTTCTGCCCGAGCGACAACGCATCGGGCCGCTTCTTTCAGGCAACCGGCGGTGGTGGTCTCGGCTCGCAGACCTTCAACCAGGGTAGGCGGTTCGCGAAGGGCAACGTCGCCGCCTACATCAGCCCCGTCCATACCGAGTGCCTCCGGCAGTTCCGTGGCGCTATCGGCGAGGAGATCCGTCGGTTGAGCAAGATCACCGATGGCGTGAGCAAGACGTTACTCCTGGGTGAAGTGCGCACCCGCGACAATCAAGAAGATGTCCGCGGTGTCTGGGCGCTCGCTTTGCCCGGCGCCTCGCTGCTGGCGGCGGACATGCACAGGGCGGACCCGGACAATCCTGACGCCTCCGTGACCTTCGCCTGCACCGACCCCTTGCCGAGCATCCGCCGCAACGACGCCTACGAACCCGTGTTGCAAAATGGCGATGCGTCTTCGGTCAACACGCCCAACTCGAAGAGCAACACGATCGCTTATGACTGGATCCGCGGCTGCACCGACACGACGGGCGCTCTTGCCGACGGAATGCCGTGCTCCGCTTCGGGGGGCCAGAACTCGGGGTACGCCTCTCCTCGCAGCCTCCACCCCTCTGGCGTCAATGCGGCGAACTGCGACGGCAGCGTGACGTTCCTCCGGGACGACATCGACGCCTATCTCTATGCCCGACTGATTAGCATTGACGATGGGGAAGGAGAAGTCGAAGGCCGGCTCATTCAATAA
- a CDS encoding DUF1559 family PulG-like putative transporter, whose product MFSSRPTSFRSSRRQPSSGFTLVELLVVIAIIGILVALLLPAVQAAREAARRMTCQNQLKQLSLAALNHESARGGLPAISNFGSDAPTGGRFGNGFVYRTNNSSYPGAGDLYSMFVPMLPYMEEQSLYDRFDLTLGVDEQPGETGVATDPIGPQTVQIATMLCPSDQSQGRFFQNAALNNNKRFGKSNYAGYVSPIHIECLRWYPGAIAERPMKLAKITDGTARTVIFAEIRTLESEIDERGAWAIGLAGTALLAVDQHQQVAGVATYSCPDALDGSRKMQVYSPEEQRAGASNANTPNSVPGGIYQYDSVRAASCPTQVQTEAAAQKMPCGYDGSGGFVSPRSNHVGGVNTSQVDGSVRWFGDDVDPYLFARAVSINDSEGDQEGEFGVPQANR is encoded by the coding sequence ATGTTTTCCTCTCGGCCAACTAGCTTTCGTTCTTCGCGTCGACAGCCGTCAAGCGGCTTCACGCTCGTCGAGTTGCTGGTGGTCATTGCGATCATCGGAATCCTCGTCGCGCTGTTGCTACCGGCCGTACAGGCGGCGCGCGAAGCGGCACGGCGGATGACTTGCCAGAACCAACTCAAGCAGCTCTCGCTCGCTGCGTTGAATCATGAGTCGGCCCGCGGGGGTCTGCCGGCAATTAGCAACTTCGGCTCCGACGCTCCTACGGGGGGGCGGTTCGGGAACGGATTCGTCTACCGAACCAACAACAGTAGCTACCCCGGCGCCGGCGATCTCTACAGCATGTTCGTGCCGATGCTCCCGTACATGGAGGAGCAGTCGCTCTACGACCGGTTCGACTTGACGCTCGGTGTGGACGAGCAGCCAGGCGAGACAGGCGTCGCCACCGACCCGATCGGCCCGCAGACCGTGCAGATCGCGACGATGCTCTGCCCCAGCGACCAGTCCCAGGGCCGCTTCTTCCAGAACGCGGCGCTGAACAACAACAAGCGCTTCGGCAAGTCGAACTACGCCGGCTACGTCAGCCCGATCCACATCGAATGCCTGCGTTGGTACCCCGGAGCCATTGCCGAGCGACCCATGAAGCTCGCCAAAATCACCGACGGCACGGCGCGGACCGTCATCTTCGCCGAGATCCGAACGCTCGAGTCGGAGATCGACGAGCGCGGCGCCTGGGCGATCGGTTTAGCCGGGACCGCCCTGCTCGCCGTCGATCAACATCAGCAGGTCGCCGGGGTGGCCACCTATTCCTGTCCGGATGCGCTGGACGGGAGCCGCAAGATGCAAGTCTACTCGCCGGAAGAGCAGCGAGCCGGCGCGTCGAACGCCAACACGCCGAACTCCGTGCCGGGCGGAATCTACCAGTACGACTCGGTGCGCGCGGCTTCGTGTCCTACCCAGGTCCAGACCGAAGCGGCGGCGCAGAAGATGCCTTGCGGCTACGATGGCAGTGGTGGTTTTGTCTCGCCGCGCAGCAACCACGTCGGCGGAGTCAACACGTCGCAAGTGGACGGGAGTGTCCGCTGGTTTGGCGATGACGTTGATCCCTACCTTTTCGCCCGAGCGGTTTCCATCAACGATAGTGAAGGAGATCAGGAGGGGGAATTCGGCGTCCCACAAGCCAACCGTTAA
- a CDS encoding GNAT family N-acetyltransferase: MHVRPIQFGSLEYAAYCDLRHRFLREPLGLRLTPHDVEGEETQHLYGLFTEEPGNVTHLIGGLIGKADDDATPRADTVRLRQVVVSPDWRSQGAGRQLLLQSEQLLVKEGFRRFALYAREDAVGFYLRNGYQPTGKRAELIGLEHELLEKYAEG, translated from the coding sequence TTGCACGTCCGCCCGATCCAATTCGGTTCGCTCGAGTACGCCGCTTACTGCGACTTGCGGCATCGGTTCCTGCGCGAGCCGCTCGGCTTGCGTCTGACGCCGCATGACGTGGAGGGTGAAGAGACGCAGCACCTCTACGGCCTGTTCACCGAGGAGCCGGGCAACGTCACCCATCTGATCGGCGGCTTGATCGGCAAGGCGGACGACGACGCCACGCCGCGGGCCGACACGGTCCGCTTGCGCCAAGTGGTGGTGAGCCCCGACTGGCGTAGCCAAGGTGCGGGCCGGCAATTGCTGCTCCAATCGGAACAGCTGCTCGTGAAGGAAGGCTTCCGCCGTTTCGCGCTCTACGCGCGCGAAGACGCGGTCGGTTTCTACCTCCGCAACGGCTACCAACCGACCGGCAAAAGGGCGGAGTTGATCGGACTGGAGCACGAACTGCTGGAGAAATACGCTGAAGGCTGA
- the guaB gene encoding IMP dehydrogenase, translated as MPASDRLPPTLADKISAEGLTFDDVLVEPRYSGIMPSDVDVSTRLTKRIPLGAPLLSSPMDTVTEHRMAIGLAQLGGLGVIHKNLSIEDQAAEVEKVKRSANGIITGPVTLPPESPVAAARLAMSQSNVSGVPITDASGKLVGILTRRDLRFLGRDDLPIGEVMTKDNLVTATGTVTLAEAETILMEKKVEKLLLVDDNYKLTGLITIKDVDMMRRFPQAARDDRGRLRAGAAVGVHDYERAAALIAKEVDFLVVDSAHGHSKNVIDTVKELKKRWDIDVVAGNVATAEGTRDLIAAGADAVKVGIGPGSICTTRVISGIGVPQITAIAAAAHAAQGTDVTIIADGGIRYSGDITKAIAAGANLVMIGGLLAGLDESPGERILYQGRTYKTYRGMGSLGAMVKGSSERYRQNDKDNSAGKLVPEGVEGRVPYKGELHPFVYQLVGGLRAGMGYCGTRTIQELRTEARFIRVSPATVRENHPHDIAITQEAPNYSTEHFGGESA; from the coding sequence ATGCCCGCCTCTGATCGCCTCCCTCCGACCCTCGCGGACAAGATCTCCGCCGAGGGGCTCACGTTCGACGACGTCCTGGTCGAGCCCCGCTACAGCGGGATCATGCCGTCGGACGTCGATGTCTCGACGCGGCTCACCAAGCGGATCCCCCTCGGGGCCCCGCTGCTCAGCTCGCCGATGGACACCGTCACCGAGCACCGCATGGCCATCGGCCTCGCGCAGTTGGGCGGTCTGGGCGTTATCCACAAGAACCTGTCGATCGAGGACCAAGCCGCCGAGGTCGAGAAGGTCAAGCGTTCCGCCAACGGCATCATCACCGGACCGGTGACGCTGCCGCCCGAGTCGCCCGTTGCGGCCGCCCGCTTGGCGATGAGCCAGTCGAATGTTTCTGGCGTCCCGATCACCGACGCTAGCGGCAAGCTCGTCGGCATCCTGACCCGGCGGGACCTGCGGTTTCTAGGCCGAGATGACCTGCCGATCGGCGAGGTCATGACCAAAGACAACCTGGTCACGGCGACGGGGACTGTAACGCTTGCGGAAGCTGAAACGATTCTGATGGAGAAAAAGGTCGAGAAGCTTTTGCTGGTTGACGACAACTACAAACTGACCGGCCTGATCACGATCAAGGACGTCGACATGATGCGCCGCTTCCCACAAGCGGCGCGCGACGATCGGGGCAGGCTGCGTGCTGGCGCCGCTGTCGGCGTCCACGACTACGAACGGGCCGCCGCGCTCATCGCGAAGGAAGTCGACTTCCTCGTGGTGGACAGCGCACACGGCCACTCGAAGAACGTCATCGACACCGTCAAGGAACTCAAGAAGCGCTGGGACATCGACGTCGTCGCGGGGAACGTGGCGACAGCCGAGGGGACGCGTGACCTGATCGCCGCTGGCGCCGACGCCGTTAAGGTCGGCATCGGACCGGGCTCGATCTGCACGACACGCGTCATCTCGGGGATCGGCGTCCCGCAGATCACGGCGATCGCCGCGGCCGCCCACGCGGCCCAGGGGACCGACGTCACCATCATCGCGGACGGAGGCATTCGCTACTCGGGAGACATCACCAAGGCGATCGCCGCGGGGGCCAACCTCGTGATGATCGGCGGCCTCCTGGCCGGCCTCGATGAGAGCCCCGGCGAGCGGATTCTCTACCAAGGCAGGACGTACAAGACTTATCGCGGGATGGGTTCGCTCGGCGCCATGGTCAAGGGCTCCAGCGAACGCTACCGCCAGAACGACAAGGACAACTCGGCCGGCAAGCTCGTCCCCGAAGGGGTCGAAGGGCGCGTCCCCTACAAGGGGGAGCTGCACCCCTTCGTCTACCAACTCGTCGGGGGTCTGCGGGCCGGCATGGGCTACTGCGGCACACGAACCATCCAAGAGCTGCGCACGGAAGCGCGGTTCATCCGGGTCAGCCCGGCCACGGTTAGGGAGAACCACCCCCATGACATCGCCATCACCCAAGAGGCGCCCAACTACAGCACCGAACACTTCGGTGGTGAGTCGGCCTGA
- a CDS encoding mucoidy inhibitor MuiA family protein yields the protein MSRLIALVLLVVAAVPLSAETVTAPGKVTAVTVFQGQALVTRVIELPEDAGLVEAVVTELPEQLLAGSLYAEPGEGVEVRSVRTRNRPADSAPREEVKAIEAQIKDLGRQLRALQRERAMISQRMNYLNQLEQFTSTKATEDLNGGVLNAEALRELTDLVFTQREAAMERELEAISEEEDLQAELQLAQRELATLTGGGEKTTREAVVFVSKEKGAASVRLMYLVGGAKWSPSYNVRAKEDRSGVTLEYNASVTQMSGEDWTDVEMTLSTATPSLVATSPKLEPLTVKLAAAEVDRVKQAQSRRQLAAQQKSLADNRGNMAQYAPSAPAMAGRSISATSEDDLFGADGGVAGGIGGGGFGAVYNGAEGIDQFDLSLNALACAVQVLDLQAGDASKPAPSQSMESNEGLSIVYRLPNKTSLPSRSDQQLIQIAALPMEADFYRVATPVLTSYVYQEAKLSNTSDVVLLAGPAATFLGDRFVGRGSIPQATIGESFTVGLGIDESLRASRKLADKSDRVQGGNRIASFDYELVLENFGDDATEVRIRDRLPKSEGEAIKVTLVESDPKAKEAGEKDGLLEWRVEVPAEGEKTVAYTMSIEHDKNLQIVGGK from the coding sequence ATGTCTCGGCTCATCGCTCTGGTCTTGCTCGTCGTAGCCGCCGTCCCTCTCTCGGCCGAGACCGTCACCGCCCCCGGCAAGGTGACGGCCGTGACCGTGTTCCAGGGGCAGGCCTTGGTCACCCGGGTGATCGAACTGCCGGAGGACGCGGGGCTGGTCGAGGCGGTTGTCACCGAGCTGCCGGAGCAACTGTTGGCCGGGAGCCTCTATGCCGAGCCGGGCGAAGGTGTCGAGGTCCGCTCGGTCCGCACGCGCAACCGCCCGGCCGACTCGGCGCCGCGCGAAGAGGTCAAGGCGATCGAGGCGCAGATCAAGGACCTCGGCCGGCAGCTGCGGGCGCTGCAGCGTGAACGGGCGATGATCTCCCAACGGATGAACTACCTCAACCAGCTGGAGCAGTTCACCTCCACCAAGGCGACCGAGGACCTCAACGGCGGCGTGCTGAACGCCGAGGCGTTGCGTGAGCTGACCGACCTGGTGTTCACACAACGCGAAGCGGCGATGGAGCGTGAGCTCGAGGCAATCTCGGAAGAGGAAGACCTGCAAGCCGAGCTGCAGCTCGCCCAGCGCGAGCTGGCGACCCTCACCGGCGGCGGCGAGAAGACGACGCGCGAGGCGGTGGTGTTCGTCAGCAAGGAAAAGGGCGCCGCATCGGTGCGGTTAATGTACTTGGTGGGGGGCGCCAAGTGGTCGCCGTCGTACAACGTCCGCGCGAAGGAAGACCGCTCGGGCGTGACGCTCGAGTACAACGCGTCGGTGACGCAGATGAGCGGCGAAGACTGGACCGACGTCGAGATGACGCTCTCGACCGCGACGCCGTCCCTCGTGGCGACTTCGCCGAAGCTAGAGCCGCTCACGGTGAAACTCGCCGCCGCGGAAGTCGACCGAGTGAAGCAAGCCCAATCTCGCCGCCAACTCGCGGCCCAGCAGAAGTCCCTCGCCGACAATCGCGGCAACATGGCCCAATACGCGCCGAGCGCGCCCGCCATGGCCGGAAGGTCGATTTCCGCCACGAGCGAGGACGATCTCTTCGGCGCCGACGGTGGCGTTGCGGGCGGAATTGGCGGTGGGGGATTCGGGGCGGTGTACAACGGCGCGGAGGGGATCGACCAGTTCGACCTCAGCCTCAACGCGCTCGCCTGCGCGGTGCAGGTGCTCGACCTGCAGGCGGGCGACGCCTCGAAGCCGGCGCCCTCGCAGTCGATGGAGTCCAACGAAGGTTTGAGCATTGTCTACCGACTGCCGAACAAGACCTCGCTCCCCAGCCGCAGCGATCAGCAGCTGATCCAGATCGCCGCGCTGCCGATGGAGGCGGACTTCTACCGCGTCGCCACACCGGTGCTGACGAGCTACGTTTATCAAGAGGCGAAGCTCAGCAACACCAGCGATGTTGTTCTCTTAGCTGGCCCCGCGGCGACGTTCCTCGGCGACCGCTTCGTCGGACGCGGCTCGATCCCGCAGGCGACGATCGGCGAGTCGTTCACCGTCGGCCTCGGCATCGACGAGTCGCTCCGCGCGAGCCGCAAGCTCGCCGACAAGTCGGACCGTGTGCAAGGCGGCAACCGCATCGCCTCGTTCGATTACGAACTGGTGCTAGAAAACTTCGGCGACGACGCCACCGAGGTGCGAATCCGCGACCGCCTGCCGAAGAGCGAAGGCGAAGCGATCAAGGTGACGCTTGTCGAATCGGACCCGAAGGCGAAAGAAGCCGGCGAGAAGGACGGGCTCTTAGAGTGGCGTGTCGAAGTCCCCGCCGAGGGCGAGAAGACGGTCGCTTACACGATGTCGATCGAGCACGACAAGAATTTGCAGATCGTCGGCGGGAAGTGA
- a CDS encoding Uma2 family endonuclease gives MSTAPIRRLTPEEYLAAERASDRKHEFYRGEMFAMAGASRKHVAVTGNFFAWLHYQLRDEPCTVFTSDMRVEVERTGLYTYHDISVTCEQPEFGDGHFDTLLNPQMIVEVLSPSTETYDRGKKFDHYRQVASLKEYVLVSLDQPMIERYTRVDEDRWTLDVAKGFEATVELSVTSEPLPLAEVYRRVDFSADE, from the coding sequence ATGAGCACCGCTCCAATCCGCCGCCTCACGCCTGAGGAGTACCTCGCCGCGGAACGTGCGTCCGATCGGAAGCACGAGTTTTATCGCGGGGAGATGTTCGCCATGGCGGGGGCGAGCCGCAAGCACGTCGCTGTGACCGGCAACTTCTTCGCTTGGCTACATTATCAACTCCGCGATGAGCCGTGTACTGTTTTCACGTCGGACATGCGGGTCGAGGTTGAGCGGACAGGGCTCTACACCTACCACGATATCTCAGTGACCTGCGAGCAGCCGGAGTTCGGGGACGGCCACTTCGATACGCTGCTGAACCCGCAGATGATTGTCGAGGTGCTCAGCCCTTCGACCGAAACGTACGACCGCGGCAAGAAGTTCGACCACTATCGGCAGGTGGCGAGCCTCAAGGAGTATGTGCTGGTGTCGCTCGACCAGCCGATGATCGAGCGCTACACCCGCGTTGATGAGGATCGATGGACGCTCGATGTGGCGAAAGGCTTCGAGGCGACGGTGGAGTTGAGCGTCACCAGCGAACCGCTACCGCTGGCGGAGGTTTACCGCCGGGTGGATTTCAGCGCCGACGAGTAA
- the recQ gene encoding DNA helicase RecQ yields the protein MVNTEVDNPHTKALRGALERFWGYSDFRPLQREAMTAVMEGRDSVVVLPTGGGKSLCFQAPAVAMGGMALVVSPLIALMKDQVDTLRNCGVPAAYLNSTLSTDERRQVLDSVKSGKLKLLYVAPERLLLDGTLTMLANSNLSLAAIDEAHCISSWGHDFRPEYRGLARLKEVFPDIGVHAYTATATEAVREDIAKQLGLREPEMLVGSFDRPNLTYRVLAASGKLGQIAEVAKRHHGESGIVYCISRKEVEKTAAALEQLGIKAAPYHAGLGDEQRRRTQENFLNDRVEVIVATVAFGMGIDKPDVRFVVHAGMPKSLEAYQQEAGRAGRDGLPAECLLLFSRGDAATWKRIIESPTEEASPEAVAAALRALDGVSSYAGGVVCRHRALVEHFGQSLEGDDCGACDVCLSELDLVDDPLILAQKIISCVARLEQRYGADYTCKVLAGSSEEKITSRGHDRLSTYGLLKDCRTADIRGWIEQLVAQGHLVKAGEYGVLHITPKGLQLLKGEGNPQLLKAASNGASSSATGGSRRDLESWEGVDRGLFEELRKLRGNIAAEASVPAYVVFGDATLRDMARLRPSSLEAFGHTHGVGQQKLRQYGDAFLGAIRSYCEENGVAMDIETGQPSIRRAAPRAAGPNASSLAAFPLFREGASIEQAAKKLGRARSTTVGYLSDYLKHETVTDPSPWVDRPVVMMIESAIEEVGLGGLRPIHERLGGEVDYDAIKIVATCVANRERT from the coding sequence GTGGTTAACACCGAAGTCGACAACCCGCACACCAAAGCCCTCCGCGGCGCCCTCGAGCGCTTCTGGGGCTACAGCGACTTCCGCCCGCTGCAACGCGAGGCGATGACCGCTGTCATGGAGGGACGCGACTCGGTCGTCGTGCTCCCCACCGGCGGCGGCAAGAGCCTCTGCTTCCAGGCGCCAGCGGTGGCGATGGGCGGCATGGCGCTCGTGGTCTCGCCGCTGATCGCGCTGATGAAGGACCAGGTCGACACGCTCCGCAACTGCGGCGTGCCGGCCGCCTATCTCAACAGCACGCTCTCGACCGACGAACGCCGCCAAGTGCTCGACAGCGTCAAGAGCGGCAAGCTCAAGCTGCTCTACGTCGCGCCCGAACGGCTGCTGCTCGACGGCACGCTGACGATGCTCGCGAATAGCAACCTCTCACTGGCCGCGATCGACGAGGCCCACTGCATCAGCAGTTGGGGGCACGACTTCCGCCCCGAGTACCGCGGCCTCGCCCGGCTCAAAGAAGTTTTTCCCGACATCGGCGTCCACGCCTATACGGCCACGGCGACCGAAGCGGTGCGCGAAGACATCGCCAAGCAGCTTGGCTTACGCGAGCCCGAGATGCTCGTCGGCTCGTTCGACCGGCCGAACTTGACCTACCGGGTGCTCGCCGCGTCGGGCAAGCTCGGGCAGATCGCCGAAGTCGCCAAGCGCCATCACGGCGAGTCGGGCATCGTCTACTGCATCAGCCGCAAGGAGGTCGAGAAAACCGCCGCGGCGCTCGAACAGCTAGGCATCAAGGCGGCGCCGTACCACGCTGGTCTCGGCGACGAGCAGCGCCGTCGCACGCAAGAAAACTTTCTCAACGACCGCGTCGAGGTGATCGTCGCGACCGTCGCCTTCGGCATGGGCATCGACAAGCCCGACGTGCGTTTCGTCGTGCACGCCGGCATGCCCAAGTCGCTCGAAGCCTACCAGCAAGAGGCCGGCCGCGCGGGACGTGACGGCTTGCCGGCCGAGTGCCTGCTGCTCTTCAGCCGCGGCGACGCGGCGACCTGGAAACGGATCATCGAATCGCCGACCGAAGAGGCTTCGCCCGAAGCGGTCGCCGCCGCGCTCCGCGCGCTCGACGGCGTCAGCTCGTACGCCGGCGGCGTTGTCTGTCGCCACCGCGCGCTCGTCGAGCACTTCGGGCAATCGCTCGAGGGGGACGACTGCGGCGCGTGCGATGTCTGCCTCAGCGAGCTCGACCTCGTCGACGACCCGCTGATCCTTGCGCAGAAGATCATCTCCTGTGTCGCCCGGCTCGAGCAGCGTTACGGCGCCGACTACACCTGCAAGGTGCTCGCCGGCTCGAGCGAAGAGAAGATCACTAGCCGCGGCCACGACCGCCTCAGCACCTACGGCCTGCTCAAGGACTGCCGCACGGCCGACATCCGTGGCTGGATCGAGCAGCTCGTCGCGCAGGGCCATCTGGTGAAGGCCGGCGAGTACGGCGTCCTCCACATCACGCCCAAGGGCTTGCAGTTGTTGAAGGGGGAGGGCAACCCCCAACTCCTCAAAGCTGCCAGCAACGGCGCATCGTCGTCAGCCACGGGCGGCAGCCGGCGGGACCTCGAGAGCTGGGAGGGCGTCGATCGCGGCCTCTTTGAAGAGCTCCGCAAACTCCGCGGCAACATCGCCGCCGAGGCCAGCGTCCCCGCCTACGTCGTGTTCGGCGACGCCACTCTGCGCGACATGGCCCGCCTCCGACCTTCGTCGCTCGAAGCGTTCGGCCACACGCACGGCGTCGGCCAGCAAAAGCTCCGCCAGTACGGCGACGCGTTCCTCGGCGCGATCCGTAGCTACTGCGAAGAGAACGGCGTCGCGATGGACATCGAGACCGGCCAACCGTCGATTCGTCGCGCGGCGCCTCGCGCCGCCGGGCCCAATGCGTCGTCGCTCGCGGCGTTCCCGCTCTTCCGTGAAGGGGCGTCGATTGAACAAGCCGCCAAGAAGCTCGGCCGCGCGCGCTCGACGACCGTTGGCTATCTGAGCGACTACCTGAAGCACGAAACGGTCACCGACCCGTCGCCATGGGTCGATCGCCCCGTGGTGATGATGATCGAGAGCGCCATCGAAGAGGTTGGCCTTGGAGGCCTGCGCCCGATCCACGAGCGTCTCGGCGGCGAGGTGGACTACGACGCGATCAAGATCGTGGCGACGTGCGTCGCCAACCGCGAACGCACGTAA
- a CDS encoding PhoPQ-activated pathogenicity-related family protein, with amino-acid sequence MPLLRSLCLAAAVLAPLAGFAKPRVALEATAKATPLDAYCAAEDPAFKWEVVKRYDGFGYTGLVVDLTSQKWRNSDEVSRPEWRHWLTIVIPNSAKSSTALLFVTGGSNEQEAPERADDRIMAVALATRTVVAELRTVPNQPLRILHSDDPSRDRYEDDLLAASWMQFMATKDPTWLAQLPMAKSAVAAMTAVQEALLEEEGAPTIEKFTVSGASKRGWTSWLAAAVDDRVAAVAPIVIDVLNIEPSMKHHFASYGFWSEALGDYEKQGLAERLTSPSSAAIRAIVDPYAYRDRLTMPKCVINASGDEFFLPDSSRYYFDDLVGEKHLSYVPNAAHNLKDTNGFETLIAFHAAIAHDLPRPKLTWHSAYDSPKHTVECSMEPTEAVIWRAVNPEARDFRKMKIGAAYQPTPLEPDADGVYHIPIEAPPEGFSATFAQFTFDIGAAVPLRVTTPVWIAPDVEPFAKKD; translated from the coding sequence ATGCCGCTACTAAGATCGCTTTGTCTCGCCGCCGCCGTGCTGGCGCCGCTGGCCGGATTCGCCAAGCCCCGCGTCGCGCTCGAGGCGACCGCCAAGGCCACGCCGCTCGACGCTTATTGCGCCGCGGAGGACCCCGCCTTCAAGTGGGAAGTCGTCAAACGCTACGACGGCTTCGGCTACACGGGTCTTGTCGTCGATCTTACGTCCCAGAAGTGGCGGAACAGTGACGAAGTGAGCCGGCCCGAGTGGCGGCACTGGCTCACGATTGTCATCCCCAACAGCGCGAAGTCCTCAACCGCGCTGCTCTTCGTGACTGGTGGTTCGAACGAGCAAGAGGCCCCCGAGCGCGCCGACGACCGCATCATGGCCGTCGCGCTGGCGACACGGACCGTCGTCGCCGAGCTGCGGACCGTCCCCAACCAGCCGCTCCGCATCCTGCACAGCGACGACCCTTCGCGCGACCGCTACGAGGACGACCTGCTAGCCGCCAGCTGGATGCAGTTCATGGCCACGAAGGACCCGACCTGGCTCGCGCAGCTGCCGATGGCCAAGTCGGCCGTCGCGGCGATGACGGCCGTGCAAGAGGCTCTGCTTGAGGAAGAGGGCGCGCCGACGATCGAGAAGTTCACCGTCTCCGGCGCGTCGAAGCGCGGCTGGACCTCGTGGCTCGCCGCGGCGGTGGACGACCGTGTCGCGGCCGTCGCGCCGATCGTGATCGACGTCCTGAACATCGAACCCTCGATGAAGCACCACTTCGCGTCGTACGGCTTCTGGTCCGAGGCTCTCGGCGACTACGAGAAGCAAGGACTCGCCGAACGACTCACCTCGCCCAGTAGCGCCGCGATCCGCGCGATCGTCGATCCGTACGCCTACCGCGATCGGCTAACGATGCCCAAGTGCGTCATCAACGCGTCGGGCGACGAGTTCTTCCTCCCCGACTCGTCGCGCTATTACTTCGACGACCTCGTCGGCGAGAAGCATCTTTCGTATGTGCCCAACGCGGCGCACAACCTCAAAGACACCAACGGCTTCGAAACGCTGATCGCGTTCCACGCCGCGATCGCCCATGACCTGCCGCGGCCGAAGCTGACGTGGCACTCGGCGTACGACTCGCCGAAGCACACCGTCGAGTGCTCGATGGAGCCGACCGAAGCCGTCATCTGGCGAGCGGTGAACCCCGAGGCGCGCGACTTCCGCAAGATGAAGATCGGCGCCGCCTACCAGCCCACGCCGCTCGAGCCCGACGCCGACGGCGTCTACCACATACCAATCGAAGCCCCGCCCGAAGGCTTCTCCGCAACGTTCGCCCAATTCACGTTCGACATCGGCGCGGCCGTGCCCCTGCGAGTGACGACGCCCGTGTGGATCGCGCCGGACGTGGAGCCGTTCGCGAAGAAGGATTGA